From a single Brassica rapa cultivar Chiifu-401-42 chromosome A01, CAAS_Brap_v3.01, whole genome shotgun sequence genomic region:
- the LOC103874707 gene encoding deoxycytidylate deaminase, whose amino-acid sequence MNNARDLAVVSTSAIVGALISALAFRFFSSNPKPRRAASTEISAVSRRFPGLDPYSPLKRNGYLSWDDYFMAIAFLSAERSKDPNRQVGACLVSQNGVILGIGYNGFPRGCSDDRLPWAKKSKTGDPLETKYPYVCHAEVNAILNTNHASAAGQKLYVTMFPCNECAKIIIQSGVAEVIYFVEKRLNDSDVAYVASHKLLAMANIKVRKHQPEMDQILIKFEEDLL is encoded by the exons ATGAACAACGCTCGAGATCTCGCAGTCGTCTCTACTTCTGCAATTGTCGGTGCTTTGATTTCAGCTCTTGCGTTTCGCTTCTTCTCATCAAACCCTAAGCCCCGAAGAGCTGCTTCCACCGAAATCTCCGCAGTTTCCAGAAGATTCCCTGGTCTAGATCCTTACAGCCCTTTGAAGCGAAATGG GTACTTATCATGGGATGATTATTTCATGGCGATTGCATTCCTTTCAGCTGAAAGATCAAAGGATCCTAACAGACAG GTCGGTGCGTGTTTGGTGAGCCAAAATGGGGTAATTCTTG GAATTGGCTATAATGGCTTTCCAAGAGGTTGCTCGGATGACAGACTTCCATGGGCCAAG AAATCCAAAACTGGGGACCCATTGGAGACAAAGTACCC ATATGTTTGTCACGCTGAAGTCAATGCCATTCTAAACACAAACCACGCATCTGCGGCTGGACAG AAGCTTTACGTCACAATGTTCCCTTGCAACGAATGTGCAAAGATTATTATACAG TCTGGTGTTGCTGAGGTAATCTATTTTGTGGAAAAGAGATTGAATGACTCAGATGTTGCCTATGTAGCATCTCACAAGCTCTTAGCCATGGCCAACATCAAA GTTAGGAAACATCAACCGGAGATGGACCAGATCTTGATCAAGTTCGAAGAAGACTTACTCTGA
- the LOC103874716 gene encoding SNF1-related protein kinase regulatory subunit gamma-1-like: MGILRNLLTDQKRGVFGVAGEKRGYLYSVVGKMASVREIKIVRSESLGHRSEVSSPEAKVGMRVEDLWDEQKPQLSPNEKLNACFESIPVSAFPLSSHSQDIELRSDTSLAEAVQTLSKLKVLSAPVVDVDAPEDASWIDRYIGIVEFPGIVVWLLHQLDPTSPRSPAVAGSDGVSHDFAADILDNGDSAVTSGNFFEVLTSSELYKNTKVRDISGTFRWAPFLALQKDNSFLTMLLLLSKYKMKSIPVVDLGEAKIENIITQSGVIHMLAECVGLHWFEDWGLKTLSEVGLPIMSKDHIIKIYEDEPVLQAFKLMRRKRIGGIPVVERKSEKPVGNISLRDVHFLLIAPEIYHDYRSITTKNFLVAVREHLEKHGDTSAPILSGVIACTKNHTLKELILMLDAEKIHRMYVVDDSGNLEGLITLRDIIARLVHEPPGYFGDFFDGVMPLPQNYRV, translated from the exons ATGGGTATACTTAGAAACCTTCTGACGGATCAAAAGAGAGGGGTCTTTGGTGTTGCCGGAGAAAAAAGAGGGTACCTTTACAGTGTTGTTGGAAAGATGGCGAGTGTGCGGGAGATAAAGATAGTGAGGAGCGAGAGCTTAGGGCATCGAAGTGAGGTGTCGAGCCCGGAAGCTAAGGTAGGGATGCGTGTGGAAGATCTCTGGGATGAGCAGAAGCCGCAGCTCAGCCCTAACGAGAAGCTCAACGCATGCTTCGAGAGCATCCCTGTCTCTGCTTTCCCTCTCTCCTCTCATTCACAAG ACATCGAGTTAAGATCAGACACAAGTTTGGCTGAAGCTGTTCAGACACTATCGAAACTCAAGGTCTTGAGCGCTCCTGTTGTAGATGTTGACGCGCCTGAAGACGCCAGCTGGATTGACCGCTACATCGGTATTGTGGAGTTTCCAGGCATTGTTGTCTGGCTTTTGCATCAG TTGGACCCAACATCTCCTAGGAGCCCTGCTGTTGCAGGTTCAGATGGAGTTTCTCATGACTTCGCCGCTGATATCCTGGATAATGGAGATTCAGCTGTAACTTCTGGAAACTTCTTTGAGGTCCTTACTTCTTCAGAGCTATACAAGAACACCAAG GTTCGAGATATCTCTGGAACATTCAGATGGGCACCCTTCCTTGCTCTGCAGAAAGACAACTCCTTTTTAACCATGCTGTTACTTCTTTCCAAGTACAAAATGAAGAGCATCCCAGTGGTTGACCTAGGGGAAGCAAAGATAGAGAACATAATCACACAGTCAGGAGTTATCCATATGCTTGCAGAATGCGTAGGGCTTCACTGGTTTGAGGATTGGGGTCTCAAAACTCTCTCTGAAGTCGGTCTTCCCATTATGTCAAAGGACCATATCATAAAG ATATATGAAGATGAACCAGTTCTTCAGGCGTTCAAGCTGATGAGGAGAAAGAGAATCGGAGGCATACCCGTCGTTGAAAGAAAAAGTGAGAAGCCAGTAGGCAACATTAGCCTTAGAGATGTCCACTTTCTCCTCATTGCACCTGAGATCTACCATGACTACAG GTCAATCACAACGAAGAACTTCTTAGTAGCGGTTAGAGAGCATCTGGAGAAGCATGGGGATACATCAGCACCTATCCTGAGTGGTGTCATCGCTTGCACTAAGAACCATACGCTCAAGGAACTGATTTTGATGCTAGACGCAGAGAAGATTCATAGAATGTATGTGGTGGATGATTCAGGTAACCTTGAAGGACTCATCACTCTCAGAGACATCATTGCAAGACTTGTACATGAGCCGCCTGGCTATTTTGGTGATTTCTTTGACGGTGTTATGCCTCTCCCTCAAAACTACCGAGTTTAA
- the LOC103874724 gene encoding zinc finger protein SHOOT GRAVITROPISM 5 → MAEQQQQEDHHKELQLLPSPPSTESRVRKLRPTVITTDHHHSPSMIHQDLDLKLSISLSTIPTATVEHLSDGGGGVGGVEALKWQAAEQIRLAAIEKAYAERVRELTRREMEMAQAEFARARVMWQKAREEVERAERLKERSMTKIDTTCLEITCHSCRQRFRP, encoded by the exons atggctgagcaacaacaacaagaagatcATCACAAAGAGCTTCAGCTTTTGCCTTCTCCACCGTCGACCGAATCTCGGGTCAGGAAACTCCGACCAACAGTTATAACAACCGATCACCACCATTCCCCATCCATGATCCACCAAGATCTCGACCTCAAACTCTCCATCAGCCTCAGCACAATTCCAACAGCGACGGTGGAGCATCTAAGCGATGGCGGAGGAGGAGTTGGTGGTGTGGAGGCCCTGAAGTGGCAGGCAGCGGAGCAGATAAGACTAGCGGCGATAGAGAAAGCTTACGCAGAGAGAGTCAGAGAGCTGACTCGCCGTGAGATGGAGATGGCTCAAGCTGAGTTTGCTCGTGCAAG GGTGATGTGGCAGAAGGCTAGGGAGGAGGTGGAAAGAGCGGAGAGGTTGAAGGAGAGATCAATGACGAAGATCGATACGACTTGCTTGGAGATCACTTGCCACTCTTGCAGGCAACGCTTTAGGCCTTAA